One window of Oncorhynchus kisutch isolate 150728-3 unplaced genomic scaffold, Okis_V2 Okis05a-Okis16b_hom, whole genome shotgun sequence genomic DNA carries:
- the LOC116359794 gene encoding retinoschisin-like, producing the protein MKMESHGQCVLLALLLVSNVLIRVHAQEGEEVTETWTGRACKCDCEGAESPTQFISLSPSPPRVMECMPECPYHKPLGLEAGSVRPDQISCSNEDQYTGWFSSWLPSNARLNNQGFGCAWLSKFQDNSQWLQIDLKEVMVVSGILTQGRCDADEWITKYSVQYRTDQNLNWIYYKDQTGNNRVFYGNSDRSSSVQNLLRPPMVTRYIRLLPLGWHTRIAIRMELLLCMSKCT; encoded by the exons ATGAAGATGGAATCCCATGGACAGTGTGTTCTGTTGGCCCTCCTGCTTGTGTCTAACG TTCTAATCCGTGTACACGCTCAGGAG gGGGAGGAGGTGACTGAGACATGGACAGGACGAGCCTGTAAGTGTGACTGTGAGGGGGCAGAATCCCCAACCCagttcatctccctctcccccagcccACCACGTGTCATGGAGTGCATGCCAG AGTGTCCGTACCACAAGCCCCTGGGTTTGGAGGCTGGATCAGtcagaccagaccagatcagCTGCTCCAACGAGGATCAGTACACTGGCTGGTTCTCCTCCTGGCTACCCAGCAATGCCAGACTCAACAACCAGGGCTTTGG GTGTGCTTGGCTGTCTAAGTTCCAGGACAACAGCCAGTGGTTGCAGATTGACCTGAAGGAGGTGATGGTGGTGTCTGGTATCCTGACCCAGGGGCGCTGTGACGCTGACGAATGGATCACCAAGTACAGCGTCCAGTACCGCACCGACCAGAATCTCAACTGGATCTACTACAAGGACCAGACGGGGAACAACAGG GTGTTCTACGGGAACTCAGACCGCTCCTCCTCGGTTCAGAACCTCCTGCGTCCTCCCATGGTAACTCGCTACATCCGTTTGCTCCCTCTGGGCTGGCACACACGTATCGCCATCCGCATGGAGCTGCTGCTCTGCATGAGCAAGTGTACCTGA